The DNA sequence AGAAGAACCCGGCCAGCAGCCCGCCGGGTGGCAGCAATGCGGCCCAGCGTTCGGCGACTGACGGCCATAGCCGGCGCGGCAAGGCGCAAAGGAAGGCACGCTCGTAGATCAGCCCGAGCGGACGGAACGGCACGAATTCGAAGAAATCGGCTTGCAGCACCCGGTCGCCCCATCGTCCCAGCAGCGCGCGCGCGGCGTCGACCGCCACCGGAGAAAAATCGATCGCGGTCACGTCCCAGCCGGCCTCGGACAAATACGCCGCTTCATACGCGCTACCGCACCCGGGAATCAGCGTGGTGTATGGCCGTTCCGCATGCGCGACGAATTGCCGCAGCGCGGCAGGCACGGCGCCGAGGTCCCATGGCGTAAAGCGCTGCGCGAAGCGCTCGGACCAGAAATCCGATGCGGCTGGGTCACGAGATGCGAATTCGGGCATGTCACCACCACATGAAGTGATACCAACGGTTCAGTATTTGCGCGGCCACGATCCCTACCGCCAGGCCACCGCCGAAATACACGCCGAAGCCCAGCAGCCGGTTGGTGCGCCGCTGTTCGGCGATCAGCTCCTTGAGCAAGTCGTTGTTTTGCCGCGGCGGCTGTTCCGACTGGGCTTGCAGTGCCTGGTGGACCAGGCGCGGCAATTGCGGAATCAGCTTGTTGTAGTGCGGCGCCTCCTCCTTCAGGCGCGCCACCAGCCCGCGCCAGCCGATCTGCTCCTGCATCCAGCGCTCCAGGTAGGGCTTGGCGGTTTTCCACAGGTCGAGGTCGGGGTCGAGTTGGCGGCCCAAGCCTTCGATGTTGAGCAGGGTTTTCTGCAGCAGCACCAGTTGCGGCTGCACCTCGACATTGAAACGGCGCGACGTCTGGAACAGGCGCAAGAGCACCTGGCCGAAAGAAATGTCGCGCAGCGGCCGGTCGAAGATCGGCTCGCAGCAGGCGCGCACCGCCGACTCCAGTTCGTCGACCCGGGTGTCCCTGGGCGCCCAGCCCGATTCGATATGCGCTTCCGCCACGCGCTTGTAGTCGCGACGGAAGAAGGCCAGGAAATTCTGCGACAGGTAATCCTTATCATAGTCGGTCAGCGTGCCGACGATGCCGAAGTCGAGCGCGATATAGCGGCCGAAAGTGGCCGGATCGGTCGACACCAGGATATTCCCCGGGTGCATGTCGGCGTGGAAGAAGCCGTCGCGGAACACCTGGGTGAAAAAGATTTCGACGCCGTCGCGCGAGAGCTTCTTGATGTCCACGCCTTCTGCCACCAGGCGGTCGATCTGCGAGATCGGAATGCCGCGCATGCGCTCCATCACGATCACCGAGGTCGAGCAGTAATCCCAGAACATCTCCGGCACGATCAGCAGGTCCGAACCCATGAAATTGCGGCGCAGCTGGCTGGCGTTGGCCGCCTCGCGCATCAGGTCGAGTTCGTCGTGCAGGTATTTGTCGAATTCGGCGACCACTTCCTTGGGTTTCAGGCGCCGGCCATCGGCCCACAGCGCCTCGACCCAGCCGGCGGTGATCTTCATGAGGGCGATGTCGTCGTCGATCGAGCGCCGCATGCCGGGGCGCAGCACCTTGACGGCAACTTCGGTGCCATCCTTGAGCGTGGCGAAATGCACCTGCGCGATCGAGGCGGAAGCCACCGGTTCGCGCTCGAAGCGGGCGAACAGCTGGTCCGGATGGGCGCCGAGGGACTTCTTGATCTGCGCGATGGCAAGATCGGAGTCGAACGGCGGCACACGGTCCTGCAGCAAGGCGAGTTCATCGGCGATATCGGCCGGCATCAGGTCGCGCCGGGTCGACAGCACCTGGCCGAACTTGACGAAGATCGGCCCGAGCTCCTCCAGCGCCTGGCGCAGGCGCACGCCGCGCGGCTTCGAAATGTCGCGCCAAAAGAACACCGCCGCGATGAACCTGGCGATGCGCGGCCGGGCCAGTCCCGCCATGGCGATGTCATCCCAGCCGTACTTGTATGCTACCCGGGCAATTTTCAGAACCCGCAAGAATTTGAAGATCATTGGGGTCCTGGATCAGCGTCCGTTGAGGTTGAGTTTTTCGAGACGCTTGGCGAGACGCTCGACGTCGTCGCGCAGTTTCGATACTTCATCCGAAAAATCGGCAACCGCCTGCGGCCGTACCAATACCGGCTTCTCGTCGAGCAGGTATTCGGCCACGTTTTCGGCCAGCTTCTGCTGCGTCGACTTCGCCGTTTCCATGGCCGCCTTCATGCCGGCCACCACGCGGGTGGCGGGAATATCGCCGATCAGCCTGGCGAGGTCGTCTTCGGCTTCCCAGCGCAGGTTCTGGCCGAGGTGCGAAATGGTATTGGCAAAATCCGCATCTCCCTCGAGCTGCACATACGAGAAGGCGCGCTCACGGTTTTGCATGATCAGCGGCAGGTCGGACATCTTCACGCGGATCGTCACATTGGCCGCTTCGCCGGCCGGCGCCGCCTGTACCATGCCGTCGGCGGCAACTTTCAGCCGCACGGTCGCCAAGCCGCCGTCGAAATGGGCGATCTTGCCGACGTGCCGCACAAGTTCGGCGCGCGCCCAGGATTCCCGGGCCAGCAGGTGGTTGATGGTGGCGGAGACAGGTGTAGAGATCATGATGACAAAACAAAACCGCCCGTGGGATTCACGGGCGGTCCTAAGTTTACCAGTTTGCGGCGCTTGCCTACGACAATTGTTGGATGCCGGCCAGTACCCAGCCGCCCTGCCCGGACAACGGTTTGGACAGGTTCCAGATCTCGGCGAACGGTTCCGCAGGCGCGTTTTCCGCTTCCTTGATCATGCCGGAAAACCGCACGCTGGCCAGGTAGTCGCTGGCCGCGGTTTCAATGCCGAGCAACTCCGCATCGAGCGACACCACGTCGGTGACATTGGGCGAGGCGCCGCGCTCCTGCAACTGCAGGCGCAGTTCGCCGAACATTTCTGGCGTCGTGAATTCGCGGATGTCGTTGATGTCGGCGCGGTCCCAGGCCGCCTGCAGCCGGATGAAATAAGTCTTGGCATGACGCAGGAAGGCCGGCGCGTCGAAGCCGGGCGGCAGACCCTGCGCGGCGCCGGCCACCGGCTCGCCCTGCAAGGCCGCCGGCCGCTCCGGCTGCGCCAGGCCCGAACCGATGTCCGGCGTGCGCGGCCCCTGATAGGCGCCGGCATAGGCCGGCTCGCCGCGCCCGTCGCTCTTGCCACGCAACAGGCGCATGACGAACATCGCGACCAGCACCAGCAAGCCGATCATCAGGAGCGTGCCGATCAGGCCCGCCGCCGCGCCGCCCAGTCCGAAGTGGGACAGCAATGCGCCGAGCCCGAGGCCGAGCAGCGCACCGCCGAGAATATTGCGCCACGGGGTAGCCGGTTTCTGCGGCATGCTTTGCGGCGCTGTCGACGGCGACGCCTGCCTCTGCTGGCTGTAATTCTGGTTCGACGGCGCCGGCGCCTGACGGCTATAGCTCTGCGACTGCCGGCCGAACGATCCGCCGCCGCCCAGGCGTTTCGCGTCAGCGTCGGACACGACGACCGACATGGCGCCCAGTGCCAGCATCAATACAATCAAGAACCGTTTCATGCGACCTCCTGTGCCTACAGCTTGATCCCCGTATGAAGCGCGGCCACGCCGGCCGTCAGATTAAAGTACTCGACGCGCTCCAGCCCCGCGTCCTGCATCATCTTTTTGAGGGTTTCCTGGTCCGGGTGCATGCGGATCGATTCGGCCAGATAGCGGTAGCTTTCCGAATCGTTCGCGATGCGCTTGCCCAGCCAGGGCAACACGGAAAACGAATAGACGTCGTATGGCTTTTGCAGCAGCTCCCACACCTTGGAAAACTCCAGCACCAGCAATTTTCCGCCCGGTTTCAGCACGCGCTGCATTTCCGCGAGCGCGGCGTCCTTGTGCGTCATGTTGCGCAAGCCGAAGGCAACCGATACGCGATCGAAGTAATTGCTCGGGAACGGCAGTTTTTCGGCATCACACAGCAAGGTGGGCGTCACCATCCCCTTGTTCAGGAGCCGGTCGCGGCCGACGCGCAGCATCGATTCGTTGATATCGGTCAGCCAGACCTCGCCGCTCGGCCCCGCCTGCTTGGCAAACGCCTTGGCCAAGTCACCGGTGCCGCCTGCGATATCCAGCACCTTGAACCCCGGGCGCACGCCGGCCTGGGCGATCGTGAATGTCTTCCACAGGCGATGCAGGCCGCCGGACATCAGGTCGTTCATCACGTCGTATTTCGATGCGACGGAGTGAAAAACCTGGGCAACTTTCTGTGCCTTTTCTTCTTCGGGAACGGTTTGATAACCGAAATGCGTGGTATTGGTCATGATGAAAGCCTGTTAGTCCAGGCGGCATTATACAAGTGCAGACAGAATGGCAAGCCTTACGTTCCCCGCACAAGGTCGAGATGGCGATTTCACTTACCCGGAATCAAGTCCGGGCATGGGAAATTCAATGATGCCCGCAGCCTTTGGCGGCTGTCGCCATCGGCGCGTCGCGGCCGGATTCGCGGGTAAATCCTGCTGCTTCCAGCCGCTTCAGGTAGTCTTCCCACAGCTGCGCCTGGCTGGCGCCCAGCGAATGCAGGTAATCCCAGGTGTAGATGCCGCTGTTATGGCCATCGGAAAAATGCGGCTGGATCGCATAGTTCCCGACCGGTTCCAGCGCCGTAACCAGCACGTCGCGCTTGCCGGTCTGCAGCACTTCCTGCCCTACGCCATGGCCGCGCACTTCGGCCGAGGGCGAATAGACGCGCAACAGCTCGAACGGCAAGGAAAACGTTTCTCCGGTGTCGAACGCGATTTCCAGCGTGCGCGACTTCGTGTGCACCGTCAGCCCGGTCGGCGCCGGAGGCACCTTCTTGGAGTCAGCCATCGTCACAGCAGCGATCCTTCAAAACGTGCCAGTATCGCGTCACGCAGCTTCGGCACCAGTGCCCGGCGCTTGGTCAGGTCGGCCGACGCCGGCGTGCGCCTGATCTCGCCCCAGATCGGATTGGGAAAATGCGCGTCGTCCTCATAGCGAGGAATCACATGCCAATGTAGATGCGGCGTGACGTTGCCGAGGCTAGCGACGTTGACCTTGTCCGGCCGCATCACCTCGCGCACAGCTTCCTCGACCTGCCAGACAGCGGCGATCAGGATCGCGCGCTCGGCCGTCGAGAGGTCCGTCATTTCCCGCACGTGCGCATTCCAGATCACCCGGCAAAAGCCCGGGTAATGGTCGTCATCCACCAGCACGATACGGTAATTATCATCCCGGTAGACGACGTCGCCACCGGGATGGATGCACAGTTCGCAGGATTGTTTGGACATGGCTCTTACACTAATACGCGTTCGATGCCGCCATTGTTGGCGCGCGCCACATACTCCGGCAGCCAGTTCTCGCCCAGCAGGTACTTCGCCATTTCGATCACGATGTAATCGGCTGTGGTATCGGCATCTTCGTTATAACGGAGCAGGCCCTGCAGGCAGGACGGGCAAGACGTCAGGATCTTGACGTCGCCGGTGAAACCGTCGGCACGCAGCTTGTCCGCGCCCTTGCGCATTTCCTCTTCCTTGCGGAAACGCACTTGGGTGGAAATATCCGGACGTCCAACGCCGAGCGTGCCCGATTCGCCGCAGCAACGTTCGTTCTTTTCGACCTTGTGCCCGTCCGCCGTGGTGATGAGCGCATTCACCGTCTTCATCGCGTCCTGCTGCTTCATTGGCGTGTGGCAGGGCTCATGGTACATGTAACGCACGCCACCCACGCCTTCCAGTTTCACGCCCTTCTCAAGCAGATATTCGTGGATGTCGATGATCCGGCAGCCAGGGAAAATCTTCTCGAATTCATAGCTCTGCAACTGGTCATAGCAGGTGCCGCACGATACAACGACCGTTTTGATATCGAGATAGTTCAATGTGTTGGCGACGCGGTGGAACAGGACGCGGTTGTCCGTCATCATCTTTTCCGCCTTATCGTACTGGCCATTACCGCGCTGCGGATAGCCGCAGCACAGGTAGCCGGGCGGCAGCACCGTCTGCACGCCGACATGCCACAGCATCGCCTGCGTCGCCAAGCCGACTTGCGAGAACAGCCTCTCCGAGCCGCAGCCCGGGAAGTAGAACACCGCTTCCGTGTCGGCCGTGGTGGTCTTCGGATCGCGAATGATCGGGACGATCTTGTTGTCCTCGATATCGAGCAAGGCGCGCGCGGTTTTCTTCGGCAGGTTGCCCGGCATCTTCTTGTTGATGAAGTGGATCACCTGTTCCTTGACCGGCGGCTTGCCGTGCGTGGCCGGCGGCGCCTTGGTCTGCTTCTTCGCAAATTTCTTCAGCACGTCGTTGGCCAGGCGCTGCGCCTTGTAGCCAAAGCCGGTCATCAACGCACGCGTGGCATTGATGGTGGCCGGGTCGGTCGCGTTCAGGAAAAACATGGCGGCGGCGGTACCGGGCTTGAACGATTTCTTGTCCATCTTGCGCAGCAGGTTGCGCATGTTCATCGACACGTCGCCGAAATCGATATCGACCGGGCATGGATTGACGCACTTATGGCAGACCGTGCAGTGATCGGCCACGTCCTCGAATTCTTCCCAGTGCTTGATCGACACGCCGCGGCGGGTCTGTTCTTCGTACAGGAAGGCTTCCACCAGCAACGAGGTGGCGAGAATCTTGTTGCGCGGCGAGTACAGCAGGTTCGCGCGCGGCACGTGGGTGGCGCACACCGGCTTGCATTTGCCGCAGCGCAGGCAATCCTTGACGCTGTTGGCGATGGCGCCGATATCGCTTTGCTGCATGATCAGCGATTCATGCCCCATCAGGCCGAACGACGGCGTATACGCGTTGCGCAGGTCGGCCGGCATATCGGGATCGTTCAACAGCTTGCCCTTGTTGAAGCGCCCTTCCGGGTCGACCCGCTTCTTGTAATCGCGGAAGTCGCCGATTTCCTCTTCGGTCAGGAATTCGAGCTTGGTGATGCCGATGCCGTGCTCGCCCGAGATCACGCCGTCGAGCGAACGCGCCAGCACCATGATGCGCGCAACAGCGGCATGCGCATCCTGCAGCATCTCGTAGTGGTCGGAGTTGACCGGGAGGTTGGTGTGCACGTTGCCGTCGCCGGCGTGCATGTGCAGCGCGACGAACACGCGCCCGCGCAGCACGCGCTTGTGGATCGCGCCGCATTCGTCGAGGATCAGCTTGAACGCGCCGCCGTTGAAGATCTGGCGCAGTTGCGCGCGCACTTCGGCCTTCCACGACACGCGGATGGTGCGATCCTGCACCACGTGGAACACCTTGGCGTTAGGTTGGCGCGACAGGCGCTCGTCAATCCAGGTCATCGGCACCTGCAGCACCGCCAGCTCGTCGCGTGCTTCATACAACGGCTTGTCGAGCTGGGTCAGCAGGTAGGACCAGCGCGCATGCGTCAGGTCCACCAGCTGCAGCGCCTGCGCGACGCGGTCGCCCAGCAGCTCTTCCGGTGGGATGTCGTTGGCCTCCGCGTCTTCGCTCTTGCCGAGAGGGAGATGGCTGCCGGCGAAAAAGCCGCGCAACTCGTCCAGAAACTGCAGCTTGTTCTTGATCGACAGTTCGATATTGATGCGTTCGATACCGTCGGTGTATTCGCCCATGCGGTTCAGCGGGATCACGACGTCTTCGTTGATCTTGAACGCGTTGGTGTGCTTGGCGATCGCGGCGGTGCGCGCGCGATCGAGCCAGAATTTCTTGCGAGCTTCCGGGCTGACCGCGACGAAGCCTTCGCCGACGCGGGCGTTGGCCATGCGTATCACCTCGGAGGCCGCGCGCGCCACCGCTTCCTCGTCGTCGCCCACGATATCGCCGAACAGCGCCATTTTCGGCAGCACGCCGCGCTTGGACTTGGTCGCATAGCCGACCGCGCGCAGGTAGCGCTCGTCCAGGTGCTCCAGGCCAGCGAGAATGGCGCCGCCCTTCTTCGCTTCGGCGTCGAGATAATCCTTGATCTCGACGATGGATGGAATCGCCTCGCGCGCCTGGCCGAAGAATTCCAGGCACACGGTGCGCGCATGCTTCGGCATCTTGTGCAGGATCCAGCGCGCCGAGGTAATCAAGCCGTCGCAGCCTTCCTTCTGCACGCCGGGCAGACCGGCCAGGAATTTGTCGGTGACATCCTTGCCGAGCCCCTCCTTGCGGAAGCGCCGGCCTTCGATTTCCAGGGTTTCGGTTCTGAACGGCTTGTTGCTCTTGCCCTTCTCGTTCGGATGGGTCCACTCCAGCTTGAACTTCGCCACCGGCGCGTCATGGATCTTGCCCAGGTTGTGTTCCAGGCGCGTGACTTCCAGCCAGTCGCCGTTGGGGTCGACCATGCGCCAGCTCGCCAGGTTGTCGAGCGCGGTGCCCCACAACACGGCCTTCTTGCCGCCGGCGTTCATCGCGATATTGCCGCCGATGCAGGAGGCTTCCGCCGAAGTCGGATCGACCGCGAACACGAAGCCGGCCTTTTCGGCGGCGTCCGACACGCGCTTGGTGACCACACCGGCGCCGGAATAAATCGTGGCGTACGGCCGGTCGACACCGGGCAGCGTCGTCATTTCGACGGCGCCGAGCTGTTCCAGCTTTTCGGTGTTGATGACGGCCGACAGCGGCGTCAGCGGCACTGCGCCGCCGGTGTAGCCGGTGCCGCCGCCGCGCGGAATGATGGTCAACCCTAGCTCTATGCACGCCTTCACCAGCCCGGCCATTTCATCCTCGGTATCCGGCGTCAGCACGACGAACGGATATTCGACGCGCCAGTCGGTGGCGTCGGTCACGTGCGACACGCGCGACAGTCCGTCAAACTTGATGTTGTCCTTCGCGGTGTAACGCGCCAGCACCTTGTTGGCGCGCTTGCGCAAATCATAGGTACGGCGGAATTCTTCGGCAAAATCGGCAACGGCCTTGCGCGCCGCTTTCACCAGAAGCTCGACATTGGCGCTGCGGCGCCGGGCCTGAGCGTCTCCGGCTTCGGCCAGATCGGTGGAGAGCCGGCGCTTCTCGACTTCGCTCAAGCGGTGATTGAGCGCATCGATCAGATCCTGGCGCCGCTTCGGATTGTCGAGCATGTCGTCCTGCAAATACGGATTGCGGCGGACGACCCAGATATCGCCCAGCACTTCGTACAGCATGCGCGCGGAACGGCCGGTCTGGCGCTCGCCGCGCAACTCGTCCAGAACGCGCCACGCATCTTCGCCCAGCAGGCGCATCACGATTTCGCGGTCGGAAAACGAGGTGTAGTTGTAAGGAATTTCGCGCAAGCGCGTCGGGGCGGTGCCGCTCGGGGCATCGGAAAGCAGAGCTTGGATTTGTGCGGGGGCGTTCATCAAAAATAGTAGTACTAACCCTTAAAGGTGCATTTTAGCGTATTGCAATGCACCGGGCGGAAACAGCCTTACTTCTTATGCGGCCAAAAAGCGCGAAGCATGCCTGCAAAAGCGGCATCTTCGCCAAAAACTTGCTGTTACAGGCGGAAAGCAACAAAAAATTATTGCCACATATGCAAGGAGGATGACATCAATCCCGCCGGGCGGCACTCTTAGGTGATCCAGCTTGCCACCCGGTGCCAGAACCCGTCCGGCACATACAGCAGCAGCGAGGTAATCGTCACGTAGCGCAGGAACTTCCCCACCGCCATGTAAAGCACGCACGGCCAGAACGGCAGCTTGAGCCAGCCGCCGACCGTGCATAACGGGTCGCCCACGCCCGGCAGCCACGCCAGCAGCATGGCTCTGGCGCCGAACCGCTCCAGCCATCCGAACCAGTGCGTGGCACGCTCTCTGGCGAACGTCTGCTTGGCGCCATAGCCCATCCAGTAATCGACGGCGCCGCCGAGCGTATTGCCGGCCGTGGCCACGAGAATGGCCGGCCACAGCAGTGCGGAATTCGCCTTGACCACGGCAAAGACCGCCGGTTCCGACCCCATCGGCAGCAAGGTCGCCGACACGAAGCTAATGATGAACACCGACGTCAGGCCGACGTCGGGAACGGCCAGAACG is a window from the Noviherbaspirillum sp. UKPF54 genome containing:
- a CDS encoding methyltransferase domain-containing protein; this encodes MPEFASRDPAASDFWSERFAQRFTPWDLGAVPAALRQFVAHAERPYTTLIPGCGSAYEAAYLSEAGWDVTAIDFSPVAVDAARALLGRWGDRVLQADFFEFVPFRPLGLIYERAFLCALPRRLWPSVAERWAALLPPGGLLAGFFYFDEAPKGPPFGVTPSGLETLLSPYFDRIADDAVTDSVPVFAGKERWQVWRRRP
- the ubiB gene encoding ubiquinone biosynthesis regulatory protein kinase UbiB, which codes for MIFKFLRVLKIARVAYKYGWDDIAMAGLARPRIARFIAAVFFWRDISKPRGVRLRQALEELGPIFVKFGQVLSTRRDLMPADIADELALLQDRVPPFDSDLAIAQIKKSLGAHPDQLFARFEREPVASASIAQVHFATLKDGTEVAVKVLRPGMRRSIDDDIALMKITAGWVEALWADGRRLKPKEVVAEFDKYLHDELDLMREAANASQLRRNFMGSDLLIVPEMFWDYCSTSVIVMERMRGIPISQIDRLVAEGVDIKKLSRDGVEIFFTQVFRDGFFHADMHPGNILVSTDPATFGRYIALDFGIVGTLTDYDKDYLSQNFLAFFRRDYKRVAEAHIESGWAPRDTRVDELESAVRACCEPIFDRPLRDISFGQVLLRLFQTSRRFNVEVQPQLVLLQKTLLNIEGLGRQLDPDLDLWKTAKPYLERWMQEQIGWRGLVARLKEEAPHYNKLIPQLPRLVHQALQAQSEQPPRQNNDLLKELIAEQRRTNRLLGFGVYFGGGLAVGIVAAQILNRWYHFMWW
- a CDS encoding SCP2 domain-containing protein; the protein is MISTPVSATINHLLARESWARAELVRHVGKIAHFDGGLATVRLKVAADGMVQAAPAGEAANVTIRVKMSDLPLIMQNRERAFSYVQLEGDADFANTISHLGQNLRWEAEDDLARLIGDIPATRVVAGMKAAMETAKSTQQKLAENVAEYLLDEKPVLVRPQAVADFSDEVSKLRDDVERLAKRLEKLNLNGR
- a CDS encoding Tim44 domain-containing protein; this translates as MKRFLIVLMLALGAMSVVVSDADAKRLGGGGSFGRQSQSYSRQAPAPSNQNYSQQRQASPSTAPQSMPQKPATPWRNILGGALLGLGLGALLSHFGLGGAAAGLIGTLLMIGLLVLVAMFVMRLLRGKSDGRGEPAYAGAYQGPRTPDIGSGLAQPERPAALQGEPVAGAAQGLPPGFDAPAFLRHAKTYFIRLQAAWDRADINDIREFTTPEMFGELRLQLQERGASPNVTDVVSLDAELLGIETAASDYLASVRFSGMIKEAENAPAEPFAEIWNLSKPLSGQGGWVLAGIQQLS
- the ubiE gene encoding bifunctional demethylmenaquinone methyltransferase/2-methoxy-6-polyprenyl-1,4-benzoquinol methylase UbiE; this encodes MTNTTHFGYQTVPEEEKAQKVAQVFHSVASKYDVMNDLMSGGLHRLWKTFTIAQAGVRPGFKVLDIAGGTGDLAKAFAKQAGPSGEVWLTDINESMLRVGRDRLLNKGMVTPTLLCDAEKLPFPSNYFDRVSVAFGLRNMTHKDAALAEMQRVLKPGGKLLVLEFSKVWELLQKPYDVYSFSVLPWLGKRIANDSESYRYLAESIRMHPDQETLKKMMQDAGLERVEYFNLTAGVAALHTGIKL
- a CDS encoding gamma-butyrobetaine hydroxylase-like domain-containing protein, with protein sequence MADSKKVPPAPTGLTVHTKSRTLEIAFDTGETFSLPFELLRVYSPSAEVRGHGVGQEVLQTGKRDVLVTALEPVGNYAIQPHFSDGHNSGIYTWDYLHSLGASQAQLWEDYLKRLEAAGFTRESGRDAPMATAAKGCGHH
- a CDS encoding HIT family protein, whose translation is MSKQSCELCIHPGGDVVYRDDNYRIVLVDDDHYPGFCRVIWNAHVREMTDLSTAERAILIAAVWQVEEAVREVMRPDKVNVASLGNVTPHLHWHVIPRYEDDAHFPNPIWGEIRRTPASADLTKRRALVPKLRDAILARFEGSLL
- a CDS encoding FAD/FMN-binding oxidoreductase, giving the protein MNAPAQIQALLSDAPSGTAPTRLREIPYNYTSFSDREIVMRLLGEDAWRVLDELRGERQTGRSARMLYEVLGDIWVVRRNPYLQDDMLDNPKRRQDLIDALNHRLSEVEKRRLSTDLAEAGDAQARRRSANVELLVKAARKAVADFAEEFRRTYDLRKRANKVLARYTAKDNIKFDGLSRVSHVTDATDWRVEYPFVVLTPDTEDEMAGLVKACIELGLTIIPRGGGTGYTGGAVPLTPLSAVINTEKLEQLGAVEMTTLPGVDRPYATIYSGAGVVTKRVSDAAEKAGFVFAVDPTSAEASCIGGNIAMNAGGKKAVLWGTALDNLASWRMVDPNGDWLEVTRLEHNLGKIHDAPVAKFKLEWTHPNEKGKSNKPFRTETLEIEGRRFRKEGLGKDVTDKFLAGLPGVQKEGCDGLITSARWILHKMPKHARTVCLEFFGQAREAIPSIVEIKDYLDAEAKKGGAILAGLEHLDERYLRAVGYATKSKRGVLPKMALFGDIVGDDEEAVARAASEVIRMANARVGEGFVAVSPEARKKFWLDRARTAAIAKHTNAFKINEDVVIPLNRMGEYTDGIERINIELSIKNKLQFLDELRGFFAGSHLPLGKSEDAEANDIPPEELLGDRVAQALQLVDLTHARWSYLLTQLDKPLYEARDELAVLQVPMTWIDERLSRQPNAKVFHVVQDRTIRVSWKAEVRAQLRQIFNGGAFKLILDECGAIHKRVLRGRVFVALHMHAGDGNVHTNLPVNSDHYEMLQDAHAAVARIMVLARSLDGVISGEHGIGITKLEFLTEEEIGDFRDYKKRVDPEGRFNKGKLLNDPDMPADLRNAYTPSFGLMGHESLIMQQSDIGAIANSVKDCLRCGKCKPVCATHVPRANLLYSPRNKILATSLLVEAFLYEEQTRRGVSIKHWEEFEDVADHCTVCHKCVNPCPVDIDFGDVSMNMRNLLRKMDKKSFKPGTAAAMFFLNATDPATINATRALMTGFGYKAQRLANDVLKKFAKKQTKAPPATHGKPPVKEQVIHFINKKMPGNLPKKTARALLDIEDNKIVPIIRDPKTTTADTEAVFYFPGCGSERLFSQVGLATQAMLWHVGVQTVLPPGYLCCGYPQRGNGQYDKAEKMMTDNRVLFHRVANTLNYLDIKTVVVSCGTCYDQLQSYEFEKIFPGCRIIDIHEYLLEKGVKLEGVGGVRYMYHEPCHTPMKQQDAMKTVNALITTADGHKVEKNERCCGESGTLGVGRPDISTQVRFRKEEEMRKGADKLRADGFTGDVKILTSCPSCLQGLLRYNEDADTTADYIVIEMAKYLLGENWLPEYVARANNGGIERVLV
- a CDS encoding YqaA family protein; the encoded protein is MIESAIRWLMSVLAVPDVGLTSVFIISFVSATLLPMGSEPAVFAVVKANSALLWPAILVATAGNTLGGAVDYWMGYGAKQTFARERATHWFGWLERFGARAMLLAWLPGVGDPLCTVGGWLKLPFWPCVLYMAVGKFLRYVTITSLLLYVPDGFWHRVASWIT